The segment CGAGGCGCTGCGCAAGCCGAAGATCTTGGCAGTCACGGTGCTCACCAGCCTCAACCGCGATGATCTCAAGCGCGTCGGCATCATGGCGGGCGTCGAGAGCCAGGTGGTGCGGTTGGCGCGGCTGGCTAAGCTGGCCGGCATGGACGGCGTGGTGGCCTCGCCGCTAGAGATCGTCCGCATTCGCAAGGAGTGCGGCCGCGGCTTCATCATCGTGACCCCGGGCGTGCGAGGTCAGGACGGAGAGGTCGACGATCAGAAGCGCGTAATGAGTTCGGAGGATGCCGTGCGCGCCGGCGCCGATTATCTCGTCGTCGGCCGGCCGATTCGCGACGCCGCCGATCCGGCGGCCGCCGCTCGCGAGATCGTGGCCTCGATGGAGCGCGGGCTGGCCTCGATCGAGCGCCGGGTGCGGCTGTTTAGCGACCGTTCCAAGACCTAGCCGCCGTCGCGCCTCTCGGCACCGGGTTCAGGTTTCGTTCTCGGCGCGCTGCGGCCGCAGATCGAGATCGGGCGGGGGTGCGTCGGGTAGTTTCCAGACTATGTACGGCTTGCCCGTGAGTTCGTGGTAGACGTTGGCCGCCTTCACGCACTTGTGGAAGGCAG is part of the Deltaproteobacteria bacterium genome and harbors:
- the pyrF gene encoding orotidine-5'-phosphate decarboxylase, translated to MRSRLIFALDVGSVREALELVGRLAQEVGMFKVGKQLFLHAGPQIVRDIRDHGGEVFLDLKFHDIPRTVAKAGVEAARMGVRMFDLHASGSLEMMQRTVAEVAKVCRTEALRKPKILAVTVLTSLNRDDLKRVGIMAGVESQVVRLARLAKLAGMDGVVASPLEIVRIRKECGRGFIIVTPGVRGQDGEVDDQKRVMSSEDAVRAGADYLVVGRPIRDAADPAAAAREIVASMERGLASIERRVRLFSDRSKT